A region of Mesorhizobium sp. M3A.F.Ca.ET.080.04.2.1 DNA encodes the following proteins:
- a CDS encoding substrate-binding domain-containing protein — MQRRTVLQLGVACLALGIASPSLADPMADAKAVVDKYASKVEKWDGPTTGPKGAAGKTIVVLGADMKNGGILGVTKGVEEAAAALGWTVKTLDGAGSIGGRTAAFGQALALNPDGIIINGFDAVEQKPAMEQARAAKIPMAAWHAAPTVGPIDDLGIIANVSTDPMEVSKAAADWAFVDAKGKPGVIIFTDSTYQIAIAKADRMKKEIEDLGGKVLEYVDTPIAETSQRMPQLTTSLLQKYGGQWTHSLAINDLYFDFMGPSLAAAGKSGTDAPINVAAGDGSESAYQRIRSGQFQKVTVAEPLNLQGWQLVDELNRAMAGEKWSGYISPLHVVTSDNVEFDGGPDNRFDPGNGYRDQYKEIWGK, encoded by the coding sequence ATGCAGCGCAGAACAGTCCTTCAGCTTGGCGTCGCCTGCCTGGCGCTCGGCATTGCCTCGCCGAGCCTGGCCGACCCGATGGCCGACGCCAAGGCGGTCGTCGACAAATACGCCAGCAAGGTCGAGAAGTGGGATGGACCGACGACCGGACCGAAGGGCGCTGCCGGCAAGACAATCGTCGTGCTCGGCGCCGACATGAAGAACGGTGGCATCCTCGGCGTCACCAAGGGCGTCGAGGAAGCCGCTGCTGCGCTCGGCTGGACGGTCAAGACGCTTGACGGCGCCGGCTCGATCGGCGGCCGCACCGCGGCCTTCGGCCAGGCGCTGGCGCTCAATCCCGACGGCATCATCATCAACGGCTTCGATGCCGTGGAGCAGAAGCCGGCGATGGAGCAGGCCAGGGCCGCCAAGATCCCGATGGCGGCATGGCATGCCGCGCCGACCGTCGGACCGATCGACGATCTCGGCATCATCGCCAATGTCTCGACCGATCCGATGGAAGTGTCGAAGGCCGCCGCCGACTGGGCCTTTGTCGACGCCAAGGGCAAGCCCGGCGTCATCATCTTCACCGATTCCACCTACCAGATCGCCATCGCCAAGGCGGATCGAATGAAGAAGGAGATCGAGGATCTCGGCGGCAAGGTGCTCGAATATGTCGACACGCCGATCGCCGAGACCTCGCAGCGCATGCCGCAGCTCACCACCTCGCTGCTGCAGAAATACGGCGGTCAATGGACGCATTCGCTGGCGATCAACGACCTCTATTTCGACTTCATGGGACCGTCGCTGGCGGCGGCCGGCAAGTCGGGCACCGACGCGCCGATCAACGTGGCGGCGGGCGATGGCTCCGAATCTGCCTACCAGCGCATCCGCTCCGGCCAGTTCCAGAAGGTGACGGTGGCCGAGCCGCTGAATCTGCAGGGTTGGCAGCTCGTCGACGAGCTCAACCGCGCCATGGCCGGCGAGAAATGGTCGGGCTACATCTCGCCGTTGCATGTCGTGACTTCGGACAATGTCGAATTCGACGGCGGCCCGGACAACCGCTTCGACCCGGGCAACGGCTACCGCGACCAATACAAGGAGATCTGGGGCAAGTAA
- a CDS encoding ABC transporter permease has protein sequence MNSIKSTALEPTRSELSGLSASQKAARYLPVYGLPILTLLLILLFSLLLPRTFPTLLNLRSIISDKAIIALLSLAAMIPMASGRIDLTVGYGIVLWHILAISLQTAFGVPWTLAVLIVILLGVLTGFINGLLVEVARIDSFIATLGTGTVLYALAMWYTGGRQVVGVLPDGFLSLNGTMLFGLPITGYYVVALALVMWLVLEYMPLGRYLYAIGANPKAAALNGIPVQKFVMGAFVASGALTALGGVLLASKLRIGQASVGLEYLLPALVGAFLGSTTIKPGRVNVWGTIVGVVILAVGISGIQQFGGSFWVEPLFNGVTLLVAIGIAGYAQRRRGAVVPPPASTSQPATSQPTTTSNNA, from the coding sequence TCGACGGCGCTGGAGCCGACCCGCTCGGAACTCTCGGGCCTGAGCGCCAGCCAGAAAGCGGCGCGCTACCTGCCGGTCTACGGTCTGCCGATCCTGACGCTGCTTTTGATCCTGCTCTTCTCGCTGCTCCTGCCGCGGACCTTCCCGACCCTGCTCAACCTGCGCTCGATCATTTCCGACAAGGCGATCATCGCGCTCCTGTCGCTGGCGGCGATGATCCCGATGGCCTCGGGACGCATCGACCTGACGGTCGGCTACGGCATCGTGTTGTGGCACATCCTCGCCATCAGCCTGCAGACCGCCTTCGGCGTGCCCTGGACGCTTGCCGTGCTGATCGTCATCCTGCTCGGCGTGCTCACCGGCTTCATCAATGGCCTGCTGGTCGAGGTGGCACGCATCGATTCCTTCATCGCCACTCTCGGCACCGGCACCGTGCTCTATGCCTTGGCCATGTGGTACACGGGCGGGCGTCAGGTCGTCGGCGTGCTTCCCGACGGCTTCCTCTCGCTCAACGGCACGATGCTGTTCGGCCTGCCGATCACCGGCTACTACGTGGTCGCGCTGGCACTCGTGATGTGGCTGGTGCTCGAATACATGCCGCTCGGCCGTTATCTCTACGCCATCGGCGCCAATCCGAAGGCTGCAGCGCTCAACGGCATTCCGGTGCAGAAATTCGTCATGGGCGCCTTCGTCGCCTCCGGCGCGCTGACCGCGCTTGGCGGCGTGCTCCTGGCGTCCAAACTCAGGATCGGCCAGGCCAGCGTCGGCCTCGAATACCTCTTGCCGGCACTGGTCGGCGCGTTTCTCGGCTCGACCACCATAAAGCCCGGCCGCGTCAACGTCTGGGGCACGATCGTCGGCGTCGTCATCCTCGCCGTCGGCATTTCCGGCATCCAGCAGTTCGGCGGCTCGTTCTGGGTCGAGCCGCTGTTCAATGGCGTCACGCTGCTGGTCGCGATCGGTATTGCCGGTTACGCGCAGCGCCGCCGCGGCGCGGTCGTGCCGCCCCCCGCATCCACCAGCCAACCAGCCACTAGCCAACCGACAACGACATCCAACAACGCTTAA